The following proteins come from a genomic window of Iamia sp. SCSIO 61187:
- a CDS encoding DUF4129 domain-containing protein, with product MPDPGVESQPRRPGRQTAVVVIVLGALAIVAAFADERLLVADPDPSAVTAGDVRLARSLLRGAIPPEALAGACIADGSIDPACLADPGPGDERDSIAAEVVPRTCRRERSIAADCIEREMGVDVPEACVEPGGGADVSCVAGAGTLLVLTDRCLVGARLRQDCLTPAGYGVPDDEVSTDLFGGRTGRGSGSGGDGGDGRAGAEGEGVGTRSDQEAEDGVDRLGDLVGGTATVAAVAVLAGLALWLALGLRSLRRGPTPDRPPPGHDAGGQVRHDRVVLAASVDDGTRRLDDGGDDRDAVIAAYVALLDGLDACAQGRRPAETPLEHMERVMSSLDVRPAPLRELTALFEEARFSAHPMSPEHRRRAGSALHEVAADLARVREPVG from the coding sequence ATGCCCGATCCCGGGGTGGAGTCGCAGCCTCGACGACCGGGGCGGCAGACAGCGGTGGTCGTCATCGTCCTCGGCGCCCTGGCGATCGTGGCCGCGTTCGCCGACGAGCGCCTGCTGGTGGCCGACCCGGACCCGTCGGCGGTCACCGCCGGCGACGTGCGCCTGGCCCGGTCGCTGCTCCGGGGGGCGATTCCGCCCGAGGCGCTGGCCGGGGCGTGCATCGCCGACGGGTCGATCGACCCGGCCTGCCTCGCCGACCCCGGGCCGGGGGATGAGCGGGACAGCATCGCCGCCGAGGTCGTGCCCCGCACCTGTCGCCGGGAGCGGTCGATCGCCGCCGACTGCATCGAGCGGGAGATGGGCGTCGACGTGCCGGAGGCGTGCGTCGAGCCGGGCGGGGGCGCCGACGTCAGCTGCGTGGCCGGCGCGGGGACCCTCCTCGTGCTCACGGACCGGTGCCTCGTCGGGGCCCGCCTCCGCCAGGACTGCCTGACCCCCGCCGGCTACGGCGTCCCCGACGACGAGGTCTCCACCGACCTGTTCGGCGGGCGGACGGGCCGGGGGTCCGGATCGGGTGGGGACGGGGGCGACGGGCGCGCCGGTGCCGAGGGCGAGGGCGTCGGCACCCGGTCCGACCAGGAGGCGGAGGACGGCGTCGACCGGCTCGGCGACCTGGTGGGCGGGACGGCGACCGTCGCCGCCGTGGCGGTCCTGGCCGGGCTCGCCCTCTGGCTCGCCCTCGGCCTCCGCTCCCTCCGTCGGGGGCCGACGCCGGACCGGCCCCCGCCCGGGCACGACGCGGGTGGGCAGGTGCGCCACGACCGGGTCGTCCTGGCCGCCTCGGTCGACGACGGGACCCGCCGGCTCGACGACGGGGGTGACGACCGCGACGCCGTGATCGCCGCCTACGTCGCCCTGCTCGACGGGCTCGACGCCTGCGCCCAGGGCCGCCGCCCCGCGGAGACGCCCCTGGAGCACATGGAGCGCGTCATGAGCTCCCTCGACGTCCGCCCGGCGCCGCTGCGCGAGCTGACCGCGCTGTTCGAGGAGGCCCGCTTCAGCGCGCACCCCATGAGCCCGGAGCACCGACGGCGGGCCGGGTCCGCCCTCCACGAGGTCGCCGCCGACCTGGCCCGGGTCCGGGAGCCGGTCGGATGA
- a CDS encoding DEAD/DEAH box helicase codes for MNEDVEMVLRQVLQPPAIDEAFADARDAWTRVQFGLNVKWSLPEAVVTIAHQVALFSADIPPILNEVPTDLRIRLEALASTIDIAARLTPDRTRELSKLAAALYLGALQPTRALRSARSLRSIPGLEPSLIRAHRILEGAYRLNGAQTVDAVVAAASREWLGDTGAGLDQVLAAALSDPATFRLLREAEFALRYRTQHDLLQLAADRVPPEYVDRAYGGPPWARRQELLPSQAAAVGAGLLDSLRAFVSTPTGTGKTFLAELRIAREMATNPASLTVYVAPLNALARQVHRDFQRRLSSICAVTLWTGAYELDESVADLGNVLVTTPEKFDSILRLSLSADERSLDLLERLSLVIADEAHQVADGPRGLLYEFLLMRAMRRRPDVAVLALSAVQTDPDPLVRFLEHEANPARLHEVDWSATSVWDVLWAKNGDLVARGDLRTPPRLPRPKQTKAAAALAAATLVERLESVLLVESRRDWAESLAAELYGQYREYLDRRLSENLTSESDRAELEGLADEVEARLYPGHPLAAYVRVGLAVHHAGMPPTIRRRVEELARREVLHTLVATTTLAEGVDLPFRAVVLCRLALPFGQPFRASRIRNIRGRAARPGFASDGLFIVLEPENTNSAAHQYFVDHYWDGTVEAIDSPSALADLFSNEPIRRAPVIRRLESQLLAYYSENEVNLEDAGNVGAQTIFARSVGSGSHEASRLAAGIQRMTERMLEPPALLRVASPITPTPFGRGAILGGLSAASALLIRETLLMRAEAMVELIGSEGSAELAIRLGWLPWEAVETTDEYRDALSRRRPFERTAARLVALRDPRLSEIYDMSRLLISRRLLPELAENEEKVVRGRTSDDRLARLVEWGGRAASILPWTLTGVLRVAESLSEENDLIAQASAAVAPYVVQFSAWVPSPGGAELVRRGVLERDAALALLSASDLWDESSAHIVEWARDNSEVATELVGSRAYSSLVRNSPNEADFGDEEGGDD; via the coding sequence GTGAACGAAGACGTCGAAATGGTTCTTCGTCAGGTTCTACAGCCGCCTGCGATTGACGAAGCCTTTGCGGACGCTAGGGACGCGTGGACCCGAGTTCAGTTCGGACTAAATGTCAAGTGGTCTTTGCCGGAAGCAGTAGTCACCATAGCCCACCAGGTCGCGTTGTTCTCGGCGGATATACCGCCGATCCTGAATGAAGTGCCTACCGACCTGAGGATTCGGCTAGAGGCGCTTGCAAGCACGATAGATATCGCGGCGAGGCTCACACCAGACAGGACGAGGGAACTATCTAAGTTGGCGGCTGCGCTCTACCTAGGCGCTCTCCAGCCGACTCGTGCACTCCGATCCGCTCGGTCGCTTCGATCGATCCCGGGACTGGAGCCCTCTCTCATACGTGCGCATCGGATCCTTGAGGGGGCGTACCGACTCAACGGCGCGCAGACCGTCGACGCCGTTGTGGCCGCAGCGAGCAGAGAGTGGCTGGGCGACACTGGTGCCGGGCTTGACCAGGTGTTGGCGGCCGCTCTATCCGATCCGGCAACCTTCCGACTACTGAGGGAGGCTGAGTTTGCCCTCCGCTACCGCACGCAGCACGATCTACTTCAGTTGGCGGCCGATCGGGTACCGCCAGAATATGTTGATCGGGCGTACGGGGGGCCGCCTTGGGCCCGACGACAGGAACTATTGCCTTCGCAAGCTGCTGCCGTTGGGGCGGGCCTCCTTGATTCGCTCCGTGCGTTCGTATCTACGCCGACCGGCACGGGTAAGACATTCCTCGCGGAGCTCCGAATTGCGCGCGAGATGGCGACCAACCCGGCCTCGCTCACCGTCTACGTAGCGCCGCTCAATGCCCTCGCCCGTCAGGTGCATCGAGACTTTCAACGTCGCCTCAGTTCCATCTGTGCCGTCACACTATGGACTGGCGCCTACGAACTGGACGAGTCGGTAGCGGACCTCGGCAACGTTCTGGTGACTACCCCTGAAAAGTTCGACTCGATCCTCCGCCTGTCTCTTTCAGCAGATGAGCGTTCACTAGACCTTCTAGAGCGCCTCTCTCTGGTGATTGCGGACGAGGCTCACCAAGTCGCTGATGGACCAAGAGGTCTGCTTTACGAGTTTCTGCTGATGCGCGCTATGCGGCGCAGGCCGGACGTAGCAGTGCTTGCCCTCTCAGCAGTACAGACAGACCCCGATCCTCTTGTGCGCTTCCTTGAGCATGAGGCGAATCCGGCGCGCCTTCACGAAGTGGACTGGTCTGCGACATCGGTTTGGGACGTGCTGTGGGCCAAGAATGGCGATCTAGTCGCACGAGGTGACTTGCGAACGCCACCTCGGTTGCCCCGCCCGAAGCAAACGAAGGCGGCCGCTGCATTGGCTGCGGCAACTCTTGTAGAGCGCTTGGAGTCCGTACTTCTCGTCGAGTCCCGTCGAGACTGGGCCGAGAGCCTGGCAGCCGAGCTCTACGGTCAGTATCGCGAGTACCTTGACCGCAGATTGAGCGAGAATCTGACGTCTGAGTCGGATCGAGCCGAGCTAGAGGGCTTAGCAGACGAGGTGGAGGCGCGGCTGTACCCGGGTCATCCGCTTGCCGCATATGTGCGGGTTGGACTCGCGGTCCATCACGCCGGCATGCCGCCTACGATTCGCCGGCGAGTGGAAGAGCTTGCTCGTCGCGAGGTCCTTCACACTCTTGTGGCGACGACCACTCTCGCAGAAGGCGTGGACCTTCCGTTCAGAGCGGTCGTTCTTTGCCGACTCGCGCTGCCATTCGGGCAGCCCTTTCGTGCGTCTCGCATCAGAAACATACGCGGCCGTGCAGCGCGACCAGGATTTGCCTCCGACGGACTGTTTATCGTTCTTGAACCGGAGAACACGAACTCTGCGGCTCACCAGTACTTCGTAGATCACTATTGGGATGGAACCGTAGAAGCGATCGACTCGCCCAGCGCTCTAGCTGATCTATTCTCGAACGAGCCAATACGTCGCGCCCCGGTGATACGTAGGTTGGAGAGCCAGTTGTTGGCCTATTATTCTGAGAACGAGGTGAATCTTGAAGATGCCGGAAATGTAGGTGCTCAAACGATCTTCGCTCGCTCTGTCGGCAGCGGGTCGCATGAGGCTAGTCGCCTTGCAGCCGGCATTCAGAGGATGACTGAGCGCATGCTTGAGCCACCTGCACTACTGCGGGTGGCGAGTCCGATTACCCCCACACCCTTCGGTCGAGGGGCCATACTCGGCGGATTGAGTGCAGCAAGCGCTCTTCTGATCCGGGAGACACTTCTGATGAGGGCCGAGGCCATGGTTGAACTCATCGGAAGCGAGGGGTCGGCAGAACTGGCGATTCGACTTGGATGGCTCCCTTGGGAAGCGGTCGAAACTACAGATGAGTATAGGGATGCCTTGTCTCGTCGACGACCATTCGAGCGGACCGCAGCGCGTCTCGTGGCTCTGCGGGACCCGCGCCTGAGCGAAATTTACGACATGAGCCGGCTCTTGATCTCGAGGCGACTCCTTCCAGAACTGGCTGAGAACGAGGAGAAGGTGGTCCGTGGTCGGACGAGTGACGATCGGCTCGCACGACTCGTTGAGTGGGGTGGTCGCGCTGCGTCGATACTGCCCTGGACTCTTACGGGTGTACTGAGAGTCGCCGAGAGCCTCTCCGAAGAGAACGATCTCATCGCTCAAGCGTCTGCGGCCGTGGCGCCATACGTGGTTCAGTTCTCGGCTTGGGTTCCATCACCAGGCGGCGCCGAACTGGTACGACGGGGCGTACTGGAGCGGGACGCTGCGTTGGCCTTGTTGTCCGCATCAGACTTGTGGGACGAGTCAAGCGCTCACATCGTGGAATGGGCTCGCGACAACAGTGAAGTGGCCACTGAGTTGGTTGGATCCCGCGCCTACTCGTCACTGGTGCGCAACTCGCCGAATGAAGCCGACTTCGGGGATGAGGAGGGAGGCGACGACTGA
- a CDS encoding sensor histidine kinase, which yields MLDTSRPYWAAPRVADPPGPAPRDWIVVAVLAVAATIETVARPDLVWPAVSLALTLGVAALLPWRRVHPLAVVVVGFGTMSTAHAVAIVHDADWEGLTTAIFLLVLPYALARWASARAVGAGLLVLAVPMVLTAVSGAPAADLVGGTVVLLLACAIGIAVRYARELRAEEVAGVRSREREELARELHDTVAHHVSAIAVRAQAGRVVAASRPEAALDALSVIEEQAARALEEMRSMVGALRHGDQAELSPPQGVRDLRRLETGAGGAGPRVVVTTAGELDELRPAVDAACFRLVQEAVTNALRHARHASEVQVRVDGDTDHVRVTVDDDGRPGGPSPATPTGFGLVGMAERAKLLGGTFAAGPRPGGGWSVAATLPRRAVTS from the coding sequence GTGCTGGACACGAGCCGGCCCTACTGGGCCGCACCCCGGGTGGCCGATCCGCCCGGGCCGGCCCCGCGGGACTGGATCGTCGTCGCGGTCCTGGCCGTGGCGGCGACGATCGAGACGGTCGCCCGGCCCGACCTCGTGTGGCCCGCCGTCTCCCTGGCCCTGACGCTCGGCGTCGCCGCCCTCCTCCCCTGGCGGCGGGTCCACCCCCTGGCGGTGGTCGTCGTCGGCTTCGGGACGATGAGCACCGCCCACGCCGTGGCGATCGTCCACGACGCGGACTGGGAGGGGCTCACCACCGCCATCTTCCTGCTCGTGCTGCCCTACGCCCTCGCCCGGTGGGCCTCGGCCCGAGCGGTCGGCGCCGGCCTCCTCGTCCTGGCCGTCCCGATGGTCCTGACCGCCGTCTCCGGTGCCCCGGCGGCCGACCTCGTCGGCGGGACGGTCGTCCTCCTCCTCGCCTGCGCCATCGGCATCGCCGTCCGCTACGCCCGCGAGCTGCGGGCCGAGGAGGTGGCCGGGGTGCGGTCGCGCGAGCGCGAGGAGCTGGCCCGCGAGCTCCACGACACCGTCGCCCACCACGTGTCCGCCATCGCCGTCCGGGCCCAGGCCGGTCGGGTGGTGGCGGCCTCCCGACCCGAGGCCGCGCTCGACGCCCTCTCGGTGATCGAGGAGCAGGCCGCCCGGGCGCTTGAGGAGATGCGATCGATGGTCGGCGCCCTGCGCCACGGCGACCAGGCTGAGCTGAGCCCGCCCCAGGGCGTCCGCGACCTGCGGAGGCTCGAGACGGGCGCCGGTGGAGCCGGTCCCCGGGTGGTGGTGACCACCGCCGGCGAGCTCGACGAGCTCCGTCCCGCCGTCGACGCCGCCTGCTTCCGCCTCGTGCAGGAGGCGGTCACCAACGCCCTGCGCCACGCCCGCCACGCCTCGGAGGTGCAGGTGCGGGTGGACGGCGACACCGACCACGTGCGGGTCACCGTCGACGACGACGGACGCCCGGGCGGGCCGTCGCCCGCCACGCCGACCGGCTTCGGGCTGGTCGGGATGGCCGAGCGGGCCAAGCTCCTCGGCGGCACCTTCGCCGCCGGCCCGCGCCCCGGCGGGGGCTGGAGCGTCGCCGCCACCCTCCCCCGCCGAGCGGTCACCTCGTGA
- a CDS encoding EAL domain-containing protein: MGAAGWLGDHQLFVNFLPSSIYNPSICLRTTEAAIAEAGVPMAQLVFEVVESEHIASVPRLRAIFDRYHEMGAKVALDDLGADHATFGVAEALRPDIMKIDGAIARRLPDPSAVAFVRQAVALADASGAKVLIEGVEDQHQLDSAVELGVDLAQGYLLGRPAPATVPATPRRTLTVRSEPDASL, translated from the coding sequence ATGGGCGCCGCCGGGTGGCTGGGCGACCATCAGCTGTTCGTGAACTTCTTGCCCAGCTCGATCTACAACCCGTCGATCTGCCTGCGCACCACCGAGGCCGCCATCGCCGAGGCCGGGGTGCCGATGGCCCAGCTGGTGTTCGAGGTCGTGGAGAGCGAGCACATCGCCAGCGTCCCCCGCCTCCGCGCCATCTTCGACCGCTACCACGAGATGGGGGCCAAGGTGGCCCTGGACGACCTCGGCGCCGACCACGCCACCTTCGGCGTGGCCGAGGCCCTCCGCCCCGACATCATGAAGATCGACGGCGCCATCGCCCGCCGCCTCCCGGACCCCTCGGCGGTCGCCTTCGTCCGCCAGGCCGTGGCCCTCGCCGACGCGTCCGGCGCCAAGGTCCTGATCGAGGGCGTGGAGGACCAGCACCAGCTCGACAGCGCGGTCGAGCTCGGCGTCGACCTGGCCCAGGGCTACCTGCTCGGCCGCCCCGCCCCTGCGACAGTGCCGGCGACGCCGAGGCGGACGCTGACCGTCCGCTCCGAGCCCGACGCATCCCTGTGA
- a CDS encoding response regulator transcription factor, with amino-acid sequence MTIRVLVADDQEIVRTGLRMILDAHPDIEVVGEAVDGRDALDLARRLRPDVCLFDIRMPELDGIELTRRLAGPDVADPLAIVVITTFDRDEYVHGALKAGARGFLLKDSGPELLAQAMRSAAKGDALIAPSVTARLLATFSEGASAREPAAQPLDPLTEREEEVLVTVARGRTNAEIADDLCISLSTVKTHLASLMQKLGARNRVELAMWAYETDRMPA; translated from the coding sequence GTGACCATCAGGGTGCTGGTCGCCGACGACCAGGAGATCGTGCGCACCGGCCTGCGCATGATCCTCGACGCCCACCCCGACATCGAGGTCGTGGGCGAGGCCGTCGACGGCCGCGACGCCCTCGACCTGGCCCGCCGGCTGCGCCCCGACGTGTGCCTGTTCGACATCCGCATGCCCGAGCTCGACGGCATCGAGCTCACCCGGCGCCTGGCGGGACCGGACGTGGCCGACCCGCTCGCCATCGTCGTCATCACCACCTTCGACCGCGACGAGTACGTGCACGGCGCCCTCAAGGCCGGGGCCCGCGGGTTCCTCCTCAAGGACTCCGGCCCCGAGCTGCTGGCCCAGGCGATGCGCTCGGCGGCGAAGGGCGACGCCCTCATCGCCCCGAGCGTGACCGCCCGCCTCCTGGCGACGTTCTCCGAGGGGGCGTCGGCCCGGGAGCCGGCGGCGCAACCGCTCGACCCGCTCACCGAGCGGGAGGAGGAGGTGCTGGTGACCGTCGCCCGGGGCCGGACCAACGCCGAGATTGCCGACGACCTCTGCATCAGCCTCAGCACGGTGAAGACCCACCTCGCCAGCCTCATGCAGAAGCTCGGCGCCCGGAACCGGGTGGAGCTGGCCATGTGGGCCTACGAGACCGACCGCATGCCCGCCTGA
- a CDS encoding MMPL family transporter: protein MSITPSAPPAPPSPRTAVDGGGGAPSPKVSVLGRVGGWCFDHPRATLGLWAAVLVAVLAAAGAVGPAFGGGSSAPGSDSDAGFAVLEEHFPELGTGGQSGTIVVRAEQGVDDPAVVAGLEELFAAVDAGFPDADGVPRAPGATVVSPYSDEGVGQIAASGPLAGRLAFAPVQLTADVDDTESARIGELITAEAPSIDGLEVLAGGQYLAELEPPETELIGIAFAVVVLIVAFGSVLAMGLPIAVALGGVGIGTGTIILLSRLTTVPEDTMLLGLMVGLGVGIDYALFIVTRYREAVRAGHPPRAATVVAMGTAGRAVGFAGATVVISMLGLLLVGLGMLSGMGIGVSATVLATMVTSMTLLPALIALTAGRLEVTRWRGLLAAGATAGAVLGIGIGFAPLIVGGAVLAVAVLGASRFVPRLRQVVPPRATPPKEATLSHRWSRTIQRRPGLWGALAAVVLVVLAAPVLGLRLGWSDEGSYPEGSDTRRAYDLLAEGFGVGFNGPFVVTATSGPSTPGGSIDQLHAALTETPGVAAVSAPVADDPSDPGAHVMTLIPTSAPEDEATTELVRTLRDTAVPDAAAAGLEVHVTGSAATNIDVTDYLGARMPLFFAAVLGMSFLVLLVVFRSVLVPLKAVLMNLLSIAATYGVVVAVFQWGWGDALLGIEAGPINPFIPLMLFAITFGLSMDYEVFMLSRIREEYDRTGDASASVADGLASTARVISAAAAIMVVVFGSFVFEDIREIKLFGFGLALAVLLDATLVRMVLVPATMALLGDRNWWMPRWLDRLVPHVTIEAHPPAPALAPELEPARQGVAS, encoded by the coding sequence ATGTCGATCACGCCGAGCGCACCGCCTGCTCCTCCGTCCCCCCGCACCGCCGTCGACGGCGGCGGGGGTGCTCCGTCGCCGAAGGTGTCCGTCCTCGGCCGAGTCGGCGGCTGGTGCTTCGACCACCCCCGAGCGACCCTCGGCCTCTGGGCCGCCGTCCTCGTCGCGGTCCTGGCCGCCGCCGGCGCCGTCGGCCCCGCGTTCGGGGGCGGGTCGTCGGCGCCCGGGTCCGACAGCGACGCCGGGTTCGCCGTGCTCGAGGAGCACTTCCCCGAGCTCGGCACCGGAGGGCAGTCCGGCACCATCGTGGTCCGGGCCGAGCAGGGCGTCGACGACCCCGCCGTCGTCGCCGGCCTGGAGGAGCTCTTCGCCGCCGTCGACGCCGGCTTCCCCGACGCCGACGGGGTGCCGCGAGCACCGGGCGCAACCGTCGTCTCGCCCTACTCGGACGAGGGGGTCGGGCAGATCGCGGCGTCGGGCCCGCTGGCCGGCCGGCTGGCGTTCGCCCCGGTCCAGCTGACGGCCGACGTGGACGACACCGAGTCGGCCCGGATCGGGGAGCTCATCACCGCCGAGGCCCCGTCGATCGACGGGCTCGAGGTCCTGGCCGGCGGTCAGTACCTGGCCGAGCTCGAACCGCCCGAGACCGAGCTGATCGGCATCGCCTTCGCCGTCGTCGTGCTCATCGTCGCCTTCGGGTCGGTGCTGGCCATGGGTCTGCCCATCGCCGTGGCGCTCGGCGGCGTCGGCATCGGCACCGGCACCATCATCCTGCTCAGCCGGCTGACGACCGTCCCGGAGGACACGATGCTGCTCGGGCTGATGGTCGGCCTCGGCGTCGGCATCGACTACGCCCTCTTCATCGTGACCCGGTACCGGGAGGCGGTGCGGGCCGGCCATCCGCCGAGGGCGGCGACCGTGGTCGCCATGGGCACGGCCGGCCGGGCCGTCGGCTTCGCCGGGGCCACGGTCGTGATCTCGATGCTGGGCCTGCTGCTGGTCGGCCTCGGGATGCTCTCGGGCATGGGGATCGGGGTCTCGGCCACGGTGCTCGCCACCATGGTCACGTCGATGACGCTGCTGCCGGCCCTGATCGCCCTGACCGCGGGGCGGCTCGAGGTCACGCGGTGGCGGGGTCTGCTGGCGGCCGGGGCGACGGCCGGCGCCGTCCTCGGCATCGGGATCGGGTTCGCACCGCTCATCGTCGGGGGCGCCGTGCTCGCCGTCGCCGTCCTCGGGGCGAGCCGGTTCGTCCCCCGGCTGCGTCAGGTGGTGCCCCCGCGTGCGACCCCGCCCAAGGAGGCGACGCTGTCGCACCGGTGGAGCCGCACCATCCAGCGTCGGCCCGGCCTCTGGGGGGCGCTGGCGGCGGTCGTGCTCGTCGTCCTGGCGGCACCGGTGCTCGGCCTCCGCCTGGGCTGGTCCGACGAGGGCAGCTACCCCGAGGGGTCCGACACCCGCCGGGCCTACGACCTGCTGGCCGAGGGCTTCGGCGTCGGCTTCAACGGCCCGTTCGTCGTCACCGCCACCTCCGGGCCGTCCACGCCGGGCGGGAGCATCGATCAGCTGCACGCGGCCCTCACCGAGACGCCCGGCGTCGCCGCCGTGTCCGCACCGGTCGCCGACGATCCGTCGGACCCCGGGGCCCACGTGATGACCCTGATCCCGACGTCCGCGCCCGAGGACGAGGCGACCACCGAGCTCGTCCGCACCCTGCGCGACACCGCCGTCCCGGACGCGGCCGCCGCCGGCCTCGAGGTCCACGTCACCGGGAGCGCCGCCACCAACATCGACGTCACCGACTACCTCGGGGCGCGCATGCCGCTGTTCTTCGCCGCCGTGCTCGGCATGTCGTTCCTCGTCCTCCTGGTGGTGTTCCGCTCGGTCCTGGTCCCGTTGAAGGCCGTGCTGATGAACCTGCTGTCGATCGCCGCCACCTACGGCGTGGTCGTCGCCGTCTTCCAGTGGGGGTGGGGTGACGCCCTCCTCGGCATCGAGGCCGGTCCGATCAACCCGTTCATCCCGCTCATGCTCTTCGCCATCACCTTCGGGCTCTCGATGGACTACGAGGTGTTCATGCTCTCCCGCATCCGGGAGGAGTACGACCGCACCGGCGATGCGTCCGCGTCGGTGGCCGACGGCCTGGCCTCGACCGCCCGGGTCATCTCCGCCGCCGCCGCGATCATGGTCGTGGTCTTCGGGTCGTTCGTGTTCGAGGACATCCGGGAGATCAAGCTCTTCGGGTTCGGCCTGGCTCTGGCCGTGCTCCTCGACGCCACCCTGGTCCGCATGGTCCTCGTGCCGGCGACGATGGCGCTCCTCGGCGACCGCAACTGGTGGATGCCCCGCTGGCTCGACCGCCTCGTCCCCCACGTCACGATCGAGGCGCACCCACCTGCGCCGGCCCTCGCCCCGGAGCTGGAGCCCGCACGCCAGGGCGTCGCCTCCTGA